From Deltaproteobacteria bacterium, the proteins below share one genomic window:
- a CDS encoding MoaD/ThiS family protein — protein sequence MIRVVLPTHLRKLAHVQGEVKLDVEGQVTQRSVLDALEARYPMLRGTIRDHVTQRRRPFVRFFACEEDLSHELPDAPLPDAVATGAEPFLVVGAMAGG from the coding sequence ATGATCCGCGTCGTGCTCCCGACACACCTGCGGAAGCTGGCGCACGTCCAGGGCGAGGTGAAGCTCGACGTCGAGGGTCAGGTCACGCAGCGCTCGGTCCTCGACGCGCTCGAGGCCCGCTATCCGATGCTGCGCGGGACGATCCGCGACCACGTCACGCAACGGCGCCGACCGTTCGTGAGGTTCTTCGCCTGCGAGGAGGATCTGTCCCACGAACTCCCGGACGCTCCGCTGCCCGATGCGGTCGCGACGGGGGCAGAGCCCTTTCTGGTCGTGGGGGCCATGGCCGGCGGTTAG
- a CDS encoding exo-alpha-sialidase: MSGVRVLVGTRKGAFVLESDGKRERWDISGPHFGGWEIYHLKGSPADPNRLYAAQGTGWFGQLIQRSNDGGKTWEPVGNRFVYDGVPGTHLWYDGTPHPWEFARVWHLEPSLTDPDTVYAGVEDAALFRSTDGGQTWQELPGLRNHESAPSWQPGAGGMCLHTILLDPSDHKRIFIAISSAGAFRTDDTGKTWRPINRGLRSEQIPNPTAEVGHCVHRIARHRSRPGVLFMQKHWDVMRSDDAGESWQEISGNLPSDFGFPIDVHAHEPDTIYVVPIKSDSEHYPPEGKLRVYRSRTGGHEWEALTRGLPQRDCYVNVLRDAMAVDSLDPCGVYFGTTGGQVYSSADAGDSWAPIVRDLPVVLSVEAQTLP; this comes from the coding sequence ATGAGCGGGGTACGGGTACTGGTTGGCACACGCAAGGGCGCATTCGTCCTCGAGTCGGACGGAAAGCGCGAACGCTGGGACATCAGTGGTCCCCACTTTGGAGGCTGGGAGATCTACCACCTCAAGGGATCGCCCGCCGACCCGAATCGGCTGTACGCGGCGCAGGGCACCGGCTGGTTCGGGCAGCTGATCCAGCGCTCCAACGACGGCGGCAAGACCTGGGAGCCGGTGGGCAACCGGTTCGTGTACGACGGCGTCCCCGGCACTCACCTGTGGTACGACGGCACGCCCCATCCCTGGGAGTTCGCGCGAGTCTGGCATCTCGAACCGTCGCTGACCGATCCGGACACGGTCTACGCCGGCGTCGAAGACGCCGCCCTGTTCCGCTCGACCGACGGCGGCCAGACGTGGCAGGAGCTGCCCGGACTGCGCAACCACGAATCAGCGCCCTCCTGGCAGCCGGGCGCCGGTGGGATGTGCCTGCACACGATCCTTCTGGATCCGAGCGATCACAAACGCATCTTCATCGCCATCTCTTCCGCGGGCGCGTTCCGGACCGACGACACCGGCAAGACGTGGCGACCGATCAACCGTGGCCTCAGGTCCGAGCAGATCCCCAACCCGACTGCCGAGGTCGGCCACTGCGTGCACCGGATCGCGAGGCACCGGTCGCGTCCGGGCGTGCTGTTCATGCAGAAGCACTGGGACGTCATGCGCAGCGACGACGCGGGCGAATCGTGGCAGGAGATCAGCGGGAACTTGCCGAGCGACTTCGGGTTCCCGATCGACGTTCACGCGCACGAGCCGGACACCATCTACGTCGTCCCGATCAAGAGCGACTCGGAGCACTATCCACCCGAGGGAAAGCTGCGGGTGTACCGCAGCCGCACGGGCGGACACGAGTGGGAGGCGCTCACGAGAGGCCTCCCACAACGCGACTGCTACGTCAACGTGTTGCGCGACGCGATGGCCGTCGACTCGCTCGATCCGTGCGGCGTGTATTTCGGCACCACCGGGGGGCAGGTGTACTCGTCGGCCGATGCCGGAGACAGCTGGGCTCCCATCGTCCGAGATCTTCCGGTCGTGCTGTCCGTCGAAGCCCAGACACTGCCATGA